GCGAGTTCAACGGCGATGTCGGCATCGCGGTCAAGGATATCCAGACCGGCTACGTCACCCATTATGACGGGGCGTCGCACTTCCCGCAGCAGAGCGTCAGCAAGTTCTGGGTGTCGCTGACCGCGCTCGACAAGCAGGACCGCGGCGAACTCGACCTCTCCGTCCCGGTCACCGTGCGCAAGTCCGATCTCACCTTGTTCAACCAGCCGATCGCCGGCCGGATCGGAGCCAACGGCTACGACACCACGCTGGCGAACCTGCTCCAGACGGCGATGCAGAAGAGCGACAACACCGCCAACGATTTCGTGCTGCGCCGTGCCGGCGGGCCGGACGCCGTGCGCGCCTTTCTCACCCGCAAGGGGATAGACGGCATCCGCTTCGGCCCGGGCGAGCGCCTGATGCAGAGCGCGATTGCCGGCATCAGCTGGAACCCCGCTTTCTCGACCGGCAACGGCTTCTACGCCGCGCGCTCGGCCGTGCCGCAGGACGTCCGCCGCGCCGCCTTCAACCGCTACGTATCGGACCCGGTCGACGGCGCGACCCCGGTGGGCGTCGTCAACGCGTTGGCGCGTCTCAAGAAGGGCGAGCTGCTTTCGCCGGCTTCGACCGCCCGCATCCTGTCGATCATGTCGAACACCACCACCGGTCCGCAGCGGCTGAAGGGCGGCCTCGCCCCCGGCTGGTCGCTGGCACACAAGACCGGCACCGGCCAGGTGCTCGGCCCGGTCCAGTCCGGCTACAACGACATCGGCATCGTCACCTCGCCCGACGGCAAGTCCTATTCGGTGGCCGTGATGATCCGCCAGACCTCGGCGCCGATCGTCCAGCGCATGCAGATGATGCAGAGCGTCACCCGCGCCGTCATCGACTATGACCGCAATGTCGGCGGCTACGGCGTGGCCGCCGCCGCCGGCGGATATACCGGCACCCGCAAATAAGCTTGGCCCCTGCGCCGCCGTACCCATAAGGTGCGGCGGCCATGGCCCGTCCCCAGTCCCCCGATTACGACAAGCGCCGCGACGCGATCGTCGCCGCCGCCTCCCATCTCTACGCGCGCCAGGGCTTCCAGGGCGCGTCGGTGTCCGACCTCGCCA
This portion of the Sphingomonas sp. LY54 genome encodes:
- the bla gene encoding class A beta-lactamase, yielding MKLTRKPFEPGQSTRGAKTAFFVALGVSTALAVTTHPSDSATAAPAPGTRTAAQVYTPAPAPVSPQEATAQRILEARVSSIGREFNGDVGIAVKDIQTGYVTHYDGASHFPQQSVSKFWVSLTALDKQDRGELDLSVPVTVRKSDLTLFNQPIAGRIGANGYDTTLANLLQTAMQKSDNTANDFVLRRAGGPDAVRAFLTRKGIDGIRFGPGERLMQSAIAGISWNPAFSTGNGFYAARSAVPQDVRRAAFNRYVSDPVDGATPVGVVNALARLKKGELLSPASTARILSIMSNTTTGPQRLKGGLAPGWSLAHKTGTGQVLGPVQSGYNDIGIVTSPDGKSYSVAVMIRQTSAPIVQRMQMMQSVTRAVIDYDRNVGGYGVAAAAGGYTGTRK